ctggaaaggggactgAAGGCAGgaagccaagtggtctagctcagtggattcCATCCCcttggagcccagcaagctaagatccactgacttgaaattctaACTGCCAGtgcagcagtctgaagtcaacctgggacactTAAGCTTGGTCAAGGGAGGGAcgtccgccattactgaggcttgagtaggcaatATTCCTCTCCCAGTGtgaacaaagccaccaggaagtttgTAGTGtgcggagcccaccacagctctgcACAGCCACTGTTGCCAGATGCCTCTCTAGACTCCTCCTCTCTGGTCAGGGCATCTCCGAAAGAAGGGCAGCAGCCGCAGTCAAGGGCTTATAGATAGAACTCCCAGCTCCTTAGGAGAGAGCACCTGGGGGgcagggcagctgtgggcacagaaTCAGTAGACATAAatattcctgcctgccagctctgaaaagagcagcagatctcccagcgcAGCGCTTGACCTCTGCCAAGGGACAGACTGACTCCTCAATTGGGTCATTGACCTCCGTGCCTGCTGACTGGAAGACaactcccagcaggggttgacagacatcTTGCACAGGAGAGCTCTGCCTGACATCTGGCGGGTAACCCTCTGGGACAAAGTTTCCAGAAGAAGGAACATGCATCAACCTTTGCTGTTTTGTGGCCTCTGCTGGTGATGCCCAGgtaaacaaggtctggagtggacctcctgcaaactccagcagaccaacacgagaggggcctgttagaagaaaaaatgacaaacagaaatgaatagcatcaacatcaacaaaaaggatgtacacacagaaaccccatctaaaggtcaccaacatcaaaggccaaaggtagataaatccgtGGTGAGGAAGAAAAAGCAGCACAAAAAAGGCTGAatattccaaaaaccagaatgcctcttctcttccaaaggatcacaattcctcaccagcaagggaacaaaactggacagagaatgagtttgaggaattgacagaagtaggcttcagaagtgAGTAATAAACTCAACTGAGCTAAAGCAGCAAagtctaacccaatgcaagggaGCTAAGAACCGTGAAAAAAAGTTTAGAgcaattgctaactagaataaccagtttagagaataacataaatgaaagaagagtgaagagacaagaatgggggaaaatatttgcaaactactcatctgacaagggattaataatcagaatacaaAAGGAGCTttaacaactctataggaaaaaaaaaaatctaacaatctgatcaaaaaatgggtgaaagatttgaataggcatttctcaagagaagatatacaaatgccaaacagacatatgaaaaggtgctcaacatcattgatcatcggagaaatgcaaatcaaaactaaaatgagatatcatctcatcccagtgaAAACAGCTTATATCCaaagacaggcagtaacaaacgctggtgaggatgtggagaaatgggaaccatTGTACATTGCAGGTGGGAATACAAAtgagtacaaccactatggaaaacagttgaAAGGTTTCTCAAAAGACTAACATTAGAGCTACCGTATGATTCAACAATCTCACtggtgggtatatacccaaaagaaaggaaattagtgtATCAAACAGgtatctacactcccatgtttgttgtagcactgttcacaatagccaagatttggaagcaacctcagtgtccagcaacagatgaatagataaagagaatgtggtacatatacacaataaagCACTAttcaaaggccgggcgcggtggctcaagcctgtaatcccagcactttgggaggctgagacgggtggatcacgaggtcaggagatccagaccatcctggctaacacggtgaaaccccgtctctactaaaaatacaaaaaactagccgggcgaggtggtgggcgcctgtagtcccagctactcggaggctgaggcaggagaatggcgtgaacctgggaggcggagcttgcagtgagccgagatggcgccactgcactccagcctgggtgaaacagcgcgagtctccgtctcaaaaaaaaaaaaaaaaaaaaaaaaaaaaaaaaaagcactattcAGCCATTTAagaaatgagatcctgtcatttgcaacaatatggatggaactggagattattatgtTAAGTTGAATAAGTCAGAAATAACTGAAAGGTTTGCACAGAAAGGCAAAGTTAGTGGGGGCTGAAGGGAAGGTGTGGCTGGTTAATGgttatcaaccaaaaaaaaaaaaaaaaaaaagaaagaatgaataagacctactatttgatagcacagcagagTAACTATAGTGAATGATAAtttagttgtacattttaaaataactaaaggagtGTAACTAGGTTGCTTGTAACAAAAGAGGGTAAATGTTTGAGAGGATGGCTACCCCATTCTTCATTAAGTGATTATTACACTtcgcatgcctgtatcaaaacatcccatgtacccaataaatatacatacctactatgtatccacaaaacttaaaaatacattttaataaaagaaatacctaaaTTTCCTATATCTGTTTACTCATAAGGTAAACTAACATGCCCACATAatgtgaaaataccaaaaaatataaaataatgttttcaaataaactgaatacaaattatgaaaaattCTACATATTAACAGTAATTATTTTCTGTAGTCTATCAGCTTAAATTTAATTTCCAAGATTCCTTGTTCAATTTAAGACCTTAGACTAATACTAAATTCAGTGGCTTCATGAAAATCTTTCAATAATTTCTAGGTAAGATGGAATACTGAAATGTGGTCACCTATCACaggttatataaataaatatatgcaacttttattctcattttatgtttATGGAATGACTGTTTGGATTATGTTAACAAACATGGGAGTTTTGTAGGCTAATTCAAGCAAGTGTAAAAAGGATGTATATGACCTTAGAAATTTGTAATATATGTGCTTGAGAATTTTGCACATCTgccaaaatagttatttttcagaGTCCTCAATCACGTCACTTCCAGTTTTCTCTATGAAAGAGAATTACTTCGATTAATGTAATTAGTAAAAGTAGGAGTTAGAACCATGCTAGAAACAAGAATGGATAAGGAATATGACTGTTATGTAAGGCAATGGAATGTGGTTTGGGTTTTCAAGCAAAGAGTATCTTTACCTAAAGTAATGTATTTTGTTGCTATCTCTGTCTTCACTGTGCGTCACGATAACTGAAAtctcaatttaattattttagctgGGCTACATGAAGTCTGTCCTATACATGCATGGTATAGGGACCAGGGCAGATATAGACTCTGGTCCAAGCTGCTCTGGCCACTGTGCCAGATGATCCAGCGGCATGCATTGTGGGCATTATAGGACTCTGTGCATGTCTCTGACAAGCCTGTAGGAGAAGGGAGAGCAAATCCCTATGGTGCAAGACCATTCCCTCTTCAGTGGAGGAGTATCCTCtgcctgacaaaaaaaaaaaaaaaaaaaaaaaagcagcaagtgCAGAACATTAATCCAAGCACAGAGTTCATCTAAGCACAAGCCCCTCTAGGCACAAAACCCTGTGCAGCTCTGCAAGTCATATGCTCCTAAATCCAGCCATGACTGGAAGGCATGAGCACATCTGAGTGGCAAAAGGATTGGACTGCACTGGACACAGACATGTGCTTTCTTAGATTCCCTTCACTATCTACCATTCCCCTGGTCAGCACCTTGCCTGAACCAGATCAACCTTCCGTTTGGAACTTGAATGCATCACCACACTGTGGGCATGAAGTCTGACTTTCAAAACCTCCACCAAGGGACTAGATGATGTAAGACAGAACAACAGAGATGGTAGTTCCGCCTCAGAACTACCTCATAAACTCTGGCCAATAGGATACAGAAGTCCAATGATAGCTGAGCAGAAAcattctccctcctctctctcttccatggactaatgttggctgtggtttcCCCTTGTAGCCCTTCTGGAAAAATGCTGGGAGCCAAGTGCATGTATCTAATGACCAccattctgtctctctcacctCACTGTGAAGTGGCTGCCAGCAGAGTCACACCAGACATTACCACACATTGTTTCACGTTTGTTTCTGTCTCAATTTCCGCATGTCCTTACCACTTTTGTCTTGAACTTGATTTCTAAATAAATGTCATCACTTTAATAACAGGtattaaattgaaaacattttagtaAAGTAGCCGGTTACTAACTCAGTTTTTTGAAATGACATgccatttttgtttaaataataatCAACTAGAAAATATCATAATAGACATATGTaattcacaatagaaaaaaacacatattcaAATAGACCAAAGttgtttacatgtttttaaaaaaatattgtaataGGTGCCATATGATTTTGATGTTCTACTTTGTTTCCAATTCAGACACCTTATACAGCTTCATCAAGACTGTATTATTGTGATATTGCCCCTAAAACTGTGGAATAGCCAAACTTTTCCTTTGATGAAAGATTCTGCTTGGATAAGCTTGTAACCTTAACCCAAAACCAGAACAGGGGAATTCACGCAACTGCAGATTTTgtgatttgtttccttttcattgGTTTACCACATCAACTTACCCATTTTATCCacccatttatttgttcatttaaattatcatttttgatCTTCTATTCTTGGTGCTGCGTTCTAGTTCCTGGGTTCAACAGAAAGCTGGACAGACACGATCTCTTTTTTTACGGTTCTTATATTGTACTGAGGaagatacagaattttaaaaaatacataagtcAGGTGTGGGGATGATTTATCTTAAGGTTTAAATGACATTGTTAAAATTTCATAACACCAAGACTTAAAACAGTcaggtagaatttagctgtgaacaagagtgtacttttctttcttataacaGAACATTGTATGAATGAATATGTcaacacattttcatttcatcATTGACAGCAAAATTACAACGTTAAGGCACATCCCATAATTAATACATAGATTTCATAGATACTATTTtaacatttacaaaatgtttcactgaattatttttcataatttctattttaatattgataGTTTTCTTTGGAAAAGAGAAGATTTGAGTTCTCTTATCTGAAGTTTACAAGGAATATTCTAAATGGAAGATAAGGATATAATTAGCAATTCAGGAGCTTAAGagtgctttagaaaaaaaatactaaaataatttacatCACATCTCAACTTCTAAAACGGCTTTTCTTTAATTCAAAAGCTGGAAGAAATATCGTTTCTAACTGCATATGGAAATGGATAATAGCAATAGAGATCATCACCATgatttttcatccctttattacCAAAGAGATTATTTTTAGCTCTTCACATACTTGTATGAAATCTAATATTCCTCAGTACTGCTTATGGCAGACATACACAAAATTTACTGTGCATATGCTTGTCACTCGAATTCCATTGTGTGCATTGTTTTCTAACAATAATTCTGATTGCTTTTTActaaacagaaaatagaaattcaTAATGGAGTAAAACCCCAAAGATACATCCTCATTATTGATATCAAATTGAATGACCTTACCATCCAATAGTTACAGGTTCAAACAATGAATTCTAAGCTCACTGTGATATATTTGTGTGGTTCAAATAAcaatagaaaagaattttttcGTGGAATAAGCTGCTAGttcttaataattataaatagacATCATAAATTctacaaatgaaatataaaatacatgaatgaaataCACAGGGCTTCATAATTCTGAGGACTTTTTGtcatattttgtataatttgtcAGTTtgtatgaagaaaaagaacacgTTAGTGTCCTTGTTCCTAAGTGTTCATAcactcataaacacacacacacacacaaaaaaaaaataattttaggtcaAAGACTTTTCTAGGTATATGTTTGGAAATTATTCATCCACATACTTTACAGAAAAACCagtgagaaatataaaatgtttcataCACTACCAGCTTGTTTTCTGCTAGAAGACATACAATGCTCCTCTCGTGAATCTATGGAGATGAAGGCTTCTGTCCTTTCACCCAGTACCTCACTTGccacaaaactgaaagaaaagtcTGCTTTAGCTTCTTGTTTCCCCAAATCAGGACGAATGTGTGGGCTGAAGGATACATGATTCTAATAGCTTTGCAGAACAGGAAGAAAGGTTTATTTTCCAGCCTCTCCAAATTCCAAACTGATATCATTATGGACAGAAAGTAAATGGCACATAACAAGAGGAAAGAGATCACAGTTTGCAAAGCTTTTATGTGGACCTTGGTGCTGGGATCTTGAGACCCTTTACCATAAAGCTGCATCTTCTTGAGATGTTTACACAAAGAACAGATTAACAGCACAAAAGATAGTAGGGTCAAAGTGAAGGGTACTAAGTTTGCTAGCATGGTTACAGTCGTATTTGAAAAGTATATTGCACTCATCAATTTGATCTTCCAAGTCATGTTTCCTTCATATTCTTTTGTCCGTACAATCTCATTCATGTTTATGACAAAAAGATGACAAGCCAAAAATAGCAAAGGCCCCAACAGCATCACCAGAATGACACTCTTAACTCTCCTCTTTAAGTGAAGAAACATAAGGTTGGAGAAATTGGCAATCTTGAGCAAATAAAATATGCTGATGCAAGTAGCAAGCCAGTTGCTGAAATGACTGGTTACTGCCCAGAGGTCATAAGCAGTAGTTCTTATGTCTACACTATAAAAAGCTGGATTCAACACAGTTGCATACCAATTTACTAATAATACCCAGAGCAAACCAACTCTGGAGACTGCCAGAGCAGTGAGAATTTGGTCAGCAAAGGAGATCTTTTGTCTCTTGACCAACTCAACGGAGTTTACCAATGCTATGAAGCCATTAGCAAAATTTCCAATAACAAATGTAACCACTACTAGAATGGAAAAAATGATGTGTAGAAAAGTTATCATGTCtgaacagacaaaaataaaattttaaaatgctggtgTTGTATCCGGAGTTGGTTCCTGcaggtgggttcgtggtctcgctgacttcaagaatggagctgtagaccttcacagtgagtgttacttCTCTTAAGgatggcacagacccaaagagtgagtggTAGCAAGGTTTATTGAGAAGCTTCCACACCCAGACAGGTTGCTGCTGGTGGCTGAAGTGGcaagcttttatttccttatttgtcccctcccattttccttttttgtcctaTCAGAGTGACCTTTTTCAGTCTTCCCTGTGATTGactgcttttaggatcctgctgattggtgcattttagaatgctgattggtgcattttacagagcgctgattggtgcattttacaatcctctggCTAGCTActgagcactgattggtgtggttttacacagtgctgattggtgcattttacaatcccctTGCTAGCTACAGAAACTTTCTCCAACTCCGCACTGGATTGAGGAAATATAGCTGGCTTCACTTCTCAGTGTAATATCACCGGTTGTGATTGCTTGAATATCCTGACCTTAAATTCTATATGCACctgatttgtgtatgtgttgtgacattctttttacttttaattgctGTGACCAGGGTCAAGCCGGAAATCACCATAGCATGTTAATTGATGAGTTCAATGATCTCTTATGgaaaacattcttattttcaaacaactcaaattaactcattcattcactgtCTGTTCTTGTTCTAGGCTGGAATTATTCACACTGAAATTGACATGAAACCTGAATCCTCATTTGCTAGTGTGCAAATAAGGACATATTCACTTTCAGTGTTTGCAATTTTTCCTTGTGTAACCTCTCCATCATTTATCTTTAGCAATTTCAGTTGTTAGGGAAGTTTTCTAACCCAATACAGAGATCATATAGTAAA
This sequence is a window from Theropithecus gelada isolate Dixy chromosome 11, Tgel_1.0, whole genome shotgun sequence. Protein-coding genes within it:
- the LOC112634785 gene encoding taste receptor type 2 member 43; translated protein: MITFLHIIFSILVVVTFVIGNFANGFIALVNSVELVKRQKISFADQILTALAVSRVGLLWVLLVNWYATVLNPAFYSVDIRTTAYDLWAVTSHFSNWLATCISIFYLLKIANFSNLMFLHLKRRVKSVILVMLLGPLLFLACHLFVINMNEIVRTKEYEGNMTWKIKLMSAIYFSNTTVTMLANLVPFTLTLLSFVLLICSLCKHLKKMQLYGKGSQDPSTKVHIKALQTVISFLLLCAIYFLSIMISVWNLERLENKPFFLFCKAIRIMYPSAHTFVLIWGNKKLKQTFLSVLWQVRYWVKGQKPSSP